In one window of Oryza sativa Japonica Group chromosome 9, ASM3414082v1 DNA:
- the LOC4346703 gene encoding glutathione S-transferase T3: MGPHPPSSYSDKKTCQNVPPEKPSSTSFCHPQFPQHLLSHPAYAMNFPFPPFPHYPPYSQNFQYAVPPQYAPYSLPPPDGAMPSPYVPATVMPSKAPSDQGTPHSVTGPGQQDDDDAEPERTARRLAWTEEEDIRLISTWLINYKTDKYWDKVAAEYNSATPGARRREVKHLKNRWQRMINKVAHFNDCWCRVMAKYPSGQSEGMQQMDKTWLMYNKEAHVMYLEEAKHKFTFGHCWNAVWDQPKWKEYISSFSAKRVMRSESGGYVSSSEDSEDMQEGKCLVDPLDMLPKNHEDMTEVQPSVSNQKKQLELLTADASWPIEFQLGRHQLMTGTSKLNEHQQGVAVRDEMLEKESGPQDFEVLDNERVAREDEPKKETQPHQGFKARKVNRKRKGKASSSSCEVQEDIKHALYLQTMLNNDREKMSEVQLRLSKEQLELARIKQDEANVKKETALYMKYTELLLADTSRFDEFQKAEYEKALKHIGGILFSKDVN; the protein is encoded by the exons ATGGGGCCTCACCCACCTAGTAGTTATTCAGATAAAAAAACTTGCCAAAATGTCCCACCagaaaaacccagctccacgaGTTTCTGCCATCCACAATTTCCGCAGCACTTACTTTCACATCCAGCATATGCAATGAATTTCCCTTTCCCGCCGTTTCCTCACTATCCTCCATACTCGCAAAATTTCCAATATGCTGTTCCACCACAATATGCTCCATACTCATTACCGCCACCTGATGGAGCTATGCCATCACCATATGTACCAGCTACAGTTATGCCATCCAAGGCACCCTCTGATCAAGGCACCCCACATTCAGTAACTGGTCCAGGACAACAAGATGATGACGATGCTGAACCTGAGAGGACTGCTAGGCGACTAGCATGGACAGAAGAGGAAGACATTAGATTG ATAAGCACTTGGTTGATTAACTACAAGACTGACAAGTACTGGGATAAGGTTGCAGCAGAATACAACAGTGCAACCCCCGGAGCTCGGAGAAGGGAAGTGAAGCATTTGAAGAACCGCTGGCAGAGGATGATCAATAAGGTGGCACATTTCAATGATTGTTGGTGCCGGGTCATGGCAAAATATCCTAGTGGCCAGTCAGAGGGCATGCAACAGATGGACAAAACTTGGCTGATGTATAATAAGGAAGCACATGTGATGTATCTCGAAGAAGCGAAGCATAAGTTCACCTTTGGCCATTGCTGGAACGCTGTTTGGGACCAACCCAAGTGGAAAGAATACATCTCTTCTTTCTCCGCAAAAAGAGTGATGCGATCTGAGTCCGGTGGTTACGTGTCATCTTCGGAAGACTCTGAAGATATGCAAGAAGGAAAATGCTTAGTGGATCCTCTGGACATGCTTCCCAAGAACCATGAAGATATGACAGAAGTCCAGCCGTCTGTCTCAAATCAAAAGAAGCAATTAGAACTATTGACAGCTGATGCGTCGTGGCCTATTGAATTTCAGCTTGGGAGGCACCAATTGATGACTGGAACATCAAAATTGAACGAACATCAGCAGGGGGTGGCAGTGAGGGATGAAATGCTTGAAAAAGAATCGGGCCCACAAGATTTTGAGGTGCTAGACAATGAGAGAGTGGCAAGGGAAGATGAACCTAAAAAAGAAACACAGCCTCATCAAGGTTTCAAGGCGCGAAAGGTCAATCGGAAACGTAAAGGCAAGGCATCATCTTCTTCATGTGAGGTGCAGGAAGACATCAAACATGCATTATATCTTCAGACCATGCTTAACAATGATCGTGAGAAAATGTCAGAGGTACAGCTCCGCCTCTCGAAAGAGCAGCTTGAATTGGCCAGAATAAAGCAGGATGAAGCGAATGTAAAGAAAGAAACAGCACTTTACATGAAATACACAGAGCTGTTGCTGGCAGACACTTCAAGGTTTGATGAGTTTCAGAAGGCAGAGTATGAGAAAGCATTGAAGCATATAGGAGGGATACTATTTAGCAAGGATGTCAATTAG